A genomic window from Motacilla alba alba isolate MOTALB_02 chromosome 2, Motacilla_alba_V1.0_pri, whole genome shotgun sequence includes:
- the LOC119698248 gene encoding uncharacterized protein LOC119698248: MSGWFKAAPGKIRAMWQTYTAALLIFALLMDSPDIAGGVGTHQAWAPPQPKTDIWVTMANLTNQEAICLSLSSPGNPFTTCLVGVPADPWPCPSRIATCRTSDARFSIDNWDQWISHFPTAPQEPQELELLGSVMADACLKFSHKSQLPAKNHSTIVTSSMAVYRNATAWCNYTTNKASISSNDPIQLPAGYFLICRDRAWPGVPSVLSGGPCTIGRLSLLTPNTSMILNMSRHHHRNKRMAHAFTADCKDDVKFWSPGSIVAASFLTPGVSAAGAHAILNKFECWLAKQTNATSLSLSSLLLDVDSIRHATLQNRAAIDFLLLAQGRGCEAFEGMCCMNLSDHSQSIHSQLSELRRLTGNLQVESGFGIDGWLKSLGLGSWLRSIVKVSIIVGIIALLVVLILPCFCICLQNMISAAFNQSMIVQQKNGGRGEDFVNSRLAEKGHGGIIPLVKQEGDKHGN, from the coding sequence ATGTCTGGGTGGTTCAAAGCAGCACCCGGGAAGATCAGGGCGATGTGGCAGACTTATACTGCTGCTTTACTAATCTTTGCCCTCTTAATGGACAGCCCAGACATTGCCGGAGGAGTGGGAACCCATCAAGCATGGGCCCCACCTCAGCCAAAGACTGATATTTGGGTCACCATGGCAAATTTGACTAACCAGGAGGCTATTTGCCTGTCATTATCTTCTCCCGGTAATCCATTTACAACCTGTTTGGTTGGGGTACCAGCGGATCCCTGGCCATGCCCGTCAAGAATAGCCACCTGCAGGACCAGTGACGCTAGGTTCAGTATAGATAACTGGGACCAGTGGATTTCTCATTTTCCCACAGCACCACAGGAACCCCAAGAATTGGAGCTGTTAGGCTCAGTGATGGCAGATGCATGCCTTAAATTTAGCCATAAAAGTCAGCTGCCAGCCAAGAACCATTCTACTATTGTAACTTCCAGCATGGCTGTCTACCGTAATGCAACAGCCTGGTGCAATTATACCACAAATAAGGCGTCAATTTCATCAAATGACCCTATTCAATTACCAGCAGGTTACTTTTTAATATGCAGGGACCGTGCTTGGCCCGGTGTCCCATCGGTGCTGAGCGGGGGGCCCTGTACAATTGGACGGTTGTCTCTACTCACACCCAATACGTCCATGATCTTAAATATGAGCCGCCACCATCACCGGAATAAAAGAATGGCTCATGCATTTACTGCTGATTGTAAAGACGATGTAAAATTTTGGTCTCCAGGGTCCATAGTGGCAGCATCCTTTTTGACTCCAGGAGTATCGGCAGCAGGTGCCCATGCCATTTTAAATAAGTTTGAATGTTGGCTTGCTAAACAAACCAATGCCACCTCTTTGTCACTTTCTAGCCTTTTGCTTGATGTTGATTCTATTCGCCATGCAACGCTTCAAAATAGGGCTGCAATTGACTTCCTTTTACTTGCACAAGGCCGTGGCTGTGAAGCATTCGAGGGTATGTGTTGCATGAACCTCTCTGATCATTCGCAGTCCAtccactcccagctctctgaaTTGCGAAGACTAACTGGAAACTTACAGGTAGAATCAGGCTTCGGTATTGATGGATGGCTCAAATCTTTAGGCCTGGGATCGTGGTTACGCTCTATTGTTAAGGTTAGCATTATCGTAGGCATTATAGCTTTGTTAGTAGTGTtaattttgccttgtttttgcATATGCTTACAGAACATGATATCTGCTGCATTTAATCAGAGCATGATTGTTCAACAGAAAAACGGGGGAAGAGGGGAGGATTTTGTGAACAGCCGGCTAGCTGAGAAAGGTCACGGCGGCATAATACCGTTGGTTAAACAAGAAGGAGATAAGCATGGGAACTAG